One window from the genome of Kiritimatiellia bacterium encodes:
- a CDS encoding pyridoxal phosphate-dependent aminotransferase family protein, whose protein sequence is MLPRSRFQSFVDMVGQGKEGGYYPFFRPLAESWGPEVEVGGRRLIMVGSNDYLGLSHDPRVVAAAQEAARRWGAGPGGSRFLCGNTTLHEALEERLAAFIGKKKAVVHTTGFTTNSGALHCLAATQDVLLCDSESHASIVDGCLFSRGRLLTFRHNQPDSARAKLEGAQEKQPEACFLVTEGVFSMSGDVAPLPELLALKKTHPNLLLYLDDAHGLGVMGRGGRGTADHFGVTADVDFIMGTFSKALASIGGFIASDDTDALTYIRHQSRPLIFSAALPASCVAAALAGLEILEREPERVERLHRNTRLAWEGYRRIGLSTRYSGSPILPITVGSEMKAYRLSRELFELGIFALPAVFPAVPRGQAIIRTAYMSTHEPRHIEQVLTVLESLAERHGLRHTAPEPEPVPVG, encoded by the coding sequence ATGTTGCCCCGGAGCCGGTTTCAGTCATTTGTGGACATGGTCGGGCAGGGAAAGGAGGGCGGCTACTATCCCTTCTTCCGGCCCCTGGCGGAGTCCTGGGGGCCCGAGGTGGAGGTTGGGGGGCGGCGCCTGATCATGGTCGGCTCGAACGATTACCTCGGGCTGTCGCACGATCCCCGCGTGGTGGCCGCCGCCCAGGAGGCCGCGCGGCGCTGGGGCGCCGGACCCGGCGGCTCGCGGTTCCTATGCGGCAACACGACGCTGCACGAGGCCCTGGAGGAACGCCTCGCCGCCTTCATCGGCAAGAAGAAAGCCGTGGTGCATACCACCGGCTTCACCACGAATTCCGGGGCACTGCACTGTCTCGCCGCCACGCAGGACGTGCTGCTGTGCGATTCCGAGAGCCACGCGAGCATTGTGGACGGCTGCCTCTTCTCGCGCGGCCGGCTCCTGACCTTCCGGCATAACCAGCCCGACTCCGCGCGGGCCAAGTTGGAAGGCGCGCAGGAAAAACAGCCGGAGGCCTGCTTCCTCGTCACCGAGGGCGTTTTCAGCATGTCGGGCGACGTGGCGCCCCTGCCGGAATTGCTGGCCCTGAAAAAGACGCACCCGAATCTCCTGCTCTACCTCGACGATGCCCACGGCCTCGGGGTCATGGGCCGCGGCGGGCGCGGCACGGCCGATCACTTCGGCGTGACGGCGGACGTGGATTTCATCATGGGCACGTTCAGCAAGGCCCTGGCCTCCATCGGCGGGTTCATCGCCTCGGACGACACCGACGCGCTGACGTACATCCGGCACCAGTCGCGGCCGCTGATCTTCTCCGCCGCGCTGCCGGCCTCCTGCGTCGCGGCGGCGCTCGCCGGGCTGGAGATCCTGGAGCGCGAGCCGGAGCGGGTCGAGCGCCTCCATCGCAACACGCGGCTGGCGTGGGAGGGCTACCGCCGCATCGGCCTCTCGACGCGCTATTCCGGCTCGCCCATCCTGCCGATCACGGTCGGCTCGGAGATGAAGGCCTACCGGCTTTCCCGTGAGCTGTTCGAACTGGGGATCTTCGCGCTGCCCGCGGTGTTCCCGGCCGTCCCGCGCGGCCAGGCGATCATCCGCACCGCCTACATGAGCACGCACGAGCCTCGGCACATCGAGCAGGTGCTGACCGTCCTGGAGTCCCTGGCCGAACGGCACGGCCTCCGCCACACCGCCCCCGAGCCCGAGCCGGTTCCCGTCGGGTGA